The following nucleotide sequence is from bacterium.
CAGCAACTTGTACATATTATAACACGTTCGGGGCCAGAAGTCCGACGGGAAGCCAAGTCGCGCAATTTTAACCAGATGCGGTCGGAGTCAATCCACCCTTGCCCCGCCGGGGGCTTCGTGGTAGGATAATGCGGTTTTGCGCCCAACACCCAACCGGGTGTAATAGGGCGGGCAAAAAACGGACCAACGACCGGTCACCGAGGTGAACATGTCCACTATCGTAGTCGTAGGCGCCCAGTGGGGCGACGAGGGCAAGGGGAAGGTGGTGGACTGCCTGTCGGCCCGGGCCGACATGGTGGTCCGCTTCAACGGCGGGGCCAACGCCGGCCACACCATCGTCGTCGCCCGGGAGGAATACGTGCTGCACCTCGTCCCCTCGGGGGCGGTGCGGGAGGGGGCGGCCTGCGTCATCGGCAACGGCTGCGTGGTGGACGCCGGATTGCTCCTGGAAGAGTACGACGACCTCAGGCGGCGGGGGATAGACCTCGCCGACCGGCTCTTCGTCTCCGGCTTCGCCCATCTGGTGCTGCCCCACCACAAGGCGGCCGACGGCGCCCTCGAGGATTCCACCGCCACACCCATCGGCACCACCCGCCGCGGCATCGGCCCCGCCTACTGCGACAAGTACGCCCGTTACGGCGTCCGCGTCGAGGACCTCCTGGACGCCCGCGACCTCCGGGCGAAGCTCGAGGCGGCCTACGCCTACCGCGCCCGCTGGACCGGCTCCGGCGACTACCCGGCGATAGACGAGGTTTACGCACAACTGACCGAAGAGGGGAAGCGCCTGACCCCCTTCATCGTGGACACGTCGCTCCTGATCAACGGCTACATCGCCCGTGGGAAGAACGTCCTCTTCGAGGGCGCCCAGGGGAGTCTTTTGGACGTGGACTTCGGCACCTACCCCTTCGTCACCAGCTCCAACCCGGTGGCCCCCTTCGCCGCCATCGGCTCCGGCGTGGGTCTGGACAAGCTCGGCTACGCCCTGGGCGTGGTCAAGGCCTACCTAACCCGCGTGGGCGAGGGCCCCTTCCCCACCGAGCTGGTCAACGCCACCGGCGATTACCTGCGCGAGCGGGGCTACGAGTACGGCCGCTCCACGGGCCGACCCCGGCGCTGCGGCTGGCTGGACCTCGTCCCGCTGCGCCTGGCCGCCCGGGTCAACGGCCTACATGGCGCCGTGGTCTCCAAGCTCGACGTTCTGGACGAGCTCGAAGAAATACCGGTCTGCACGGCGTACGAGCTCCGCGGCAAAACTTTTGGCGAGATGCCGCTCCCCGTTTCGCTCCTCGCCGAGGCGGAGCCGGTTTACGAGACCCTCCCCGGCTGGAAAACCGACACCTCGGGTATCACCTCCTGGGACGATCTGCCGAAAAAAGCCCAGGAGTACCTGCGCTTCATCGAGGAGGGTTGCGGGGTGCCCGTGGTGGCGATAAGTGTGGGCCAGCGCCGCGACCAGATAATCTGGCTCGAGGAGGTGTTCTAGCCTCCCGCCTGGACCCCATAGACGCCCTGCGGTACGAGTGAAGCGTGAACAGCGTTAATACGAAGGCGGGGTCAACCCCGCCTTTTTTGATCGTCGTCCTGATTCGCGGCTGTCAAGACCCGGGTTAAATGTGACTTTCTTGCAAAAATATTCTACTAGCCCTTGACACCCGGTTATTTTCGGGCTAAATTAGCTACGTCAAGGAAGAGTAAGAAGGGTGGTTGTGTCATGAAAGCGCTCCGCTCAACGGTAATCCTCCTGTTCCTGGCGTCCGCCTCCTCGGCCGGCGTGTGGCACACGGAGTTTGTGGACTCCGAAAGCCAGGTCAACCTCGAAACTACCATCGCTTTGGATAGCGGGGACAGGCCCCGTATTTTATACTTTGACGACTATGATAACGCTTTAAAATATGCTTCATGGGATAATTATATGTGGAATATTGAAACTATAATATCCGGTAAACTGTGTTATTCTAATAATTCACTTGCATTGGACCGGGAAGGCAACCCGCATATTATATTCACCGATGACAATGATTCTATTATATACGCATACCTGGTGGATACGAGCTGGCATTTTGAGACGATTGCTTCCGAAGAAGGCATGGGCGCATATCTTTCTCTTGCCCTGGATTCGCATGATAAACCTTATATATCTTACCGTAACTACATTGAGCGCGACCTGAAGTGTATCTTCTGGGACGGTTATCAATGGAGAATTGAAACGGTGGACTCCGAGGGGGACGTAGGCAAAGAGCTTTCGCTCGAGCTCGACGGTTACGACCGTCCCCACATCTCTTATTACGATTTCGATAATAAAGACCTCAAATACGCATACTTCAACGGTTCCGAGTGGCGCATAGAAACCGTGGATGCGGAGGGTCAGGTAGGTCCCTATTCTTCTATCGCAATTGATTCCCAAGACAGGCCGCATATATCCTATAGATACTTTGACGGTTCGACCACGGACTTGAAGTACGCCCGTTGGGACGGCGTCCAGTGGAGGATTGAAACAGCCGACGCCGAAGGTGATGCGGGGGGGTATACCTCTATCGCTTTGGACACCCTCGATAGACCCTACATTTCCAATCTGGCGTATGATATTTCGCGATTGAAATGCGCCCATTGGAATGGCGTTGAGTGGCAAACTGATATCGTTGATACGAATTACGGTTGCGGCAAATATTCTTCAATTGCGGTTGATTCCCTAAACCAGCCTCACATCAGCTACTTATACGAAATACAAAATGATTTAAAGTACGCCTGGTACGAGATCTTCTTCCTCCTGTTAAGCCCGGAGCGGGGGGAGGTCGTCACCACGCTCACCCCAACCCTGGACTGGTCCGACGACGACAACCCCGACCTCACCGGTTACACTTTGTGGTGGGGGACCGACCCCGACTTCAACAGCTATAATGAAGTGACCGGCCTCCACGAATCGAAGTATACGATACCGAGCGGCATCGAGGACGGGGATACCATCTACTGGCG
It contains:
- a CDS encoding adenylosuccinate synthase gives rise to the protein MSTIVVVGAQWGDEGKGKVVDCLSARADMVVRFNGGANAGHTIVVAREEYVLHLVPSGAVREGAACVIGNGCVVDAGLLLEEYDDLRRRGIDLADRLFVSGFAHLVLPHHKAADGALEDSTATPIGTTRRGIGPAYCDKYARYGVRVEDLLDARDLRAKLEAAYAYRARWTGSGDYPAIDEVYAQLTEEGKRLTPFIVDTSLLINGYIARGKNVLFEGAQGSLLDVDFGTYPFVTSSNPVAPFAAIGSGVGLDKLGYALGVVKAYLTRVGEGPFPTELVNATGDYLRERGYEYGRSTGRPRRCGWLDLVPLRLAARVNGLHGAVVSKLDVLDELEEIPVCTAYELRGKTFGEMPLPVSLLAEAEPVYETLPGWKTDTSGITSWDDLPKKAQEYLRFIEEGCGVPVVAISVGQRRDQIIWLEEVF